The following are encoded together in the bacterium genome:
- a CDS encoding YifB family Mg chelatase-like AAA ATPase: MPSKISSGATWGLDAIPIQVEVDTSPGLHLFHIVGLPDKAVEEARERVGTALRNSGFDPPHRQAHRVIVNLAPADIKKEGPAYDLPIAMGFLHATRQIVFDPLEKLFIGELALDGALRPVAGILPIIEMAAKNDLYEVFVPYENRREASLIKDAIVYPVRTLGELVNHLLGKVVLERYEADKDRIEQENMPGERQILDMAYIQGQEHAKRALEIAASGGHNVLFQGPPGSGKTLLAQAMVGIMPRMSQEEILEVTKIFSIAGLLDARTSVVSDRPFRSPHHTASGISLVGGGTYPRPGEITLAHRGILFLDEFPEFGRSVLENLRQPLEEGRVTISRAQGAISFPARFTLVAAMNPCPCGNASDPEKECACPATSILKYQRKISGPLLDRIDLHVEVPRLKYEKLASEKVAEESSAIRARVESARAMQKERFKDKSILTNAEMGVKDLKEFCKVDEKGEALLKDAVTRMKLSARSYHHILKVARTIADLAQSPTIRVEHIAEAIQYRKRSEI; this comes from the coding sequence ATGCCTTCAAAAATATCAAGCGGCGCAACCTGGGGACTTGATGCCATCCCCATTCAAGTTGAGGTGGACACTTCGCCTGGACTTCACCTCTTCCATATCGTTGGCCTTCCCGACAAAGCCGTGGAAGAAGCGCGCGAACGCGTGGGGACGGCGCTTCGAAACTCCGGCTTCGATCCGCCGCACCGCCAGGCGCACCGTGTTATCGTGAACCTCGCGCCCGCGGACATCAAAAAAGAGGGTCCCGCGTATGACCTTCCTATTGCGATGGGGTTTTTGCACGCAACCCGGCAAATTGTTTTTGATCCCCTTGAAAAACTTTTTATCGGTGAGTTGGCGCTCGACGGCGCCCTGCGCCCCGTTGCAGGCATTCTTCCCATTATTGAAATGGCTGCGAAGAACGATCTTTATGAAGTATTCGTGCCGTATGAAAATAGGCGCGAGGCAAGCCTCATTAAAGACGCCATCGTCTATCCCGTCCGCACGCTCGGAGAGCTCGTGAACCATCTTTTGGGAAAGGTTGTGCTTGAGCGATATGAAGCAGACAAAGATCGTATTGAACAGGAAAACATGCCGGGGGAAAGGCAAATTCTCGACATGGCCTACATTCAGGGACAGGAACACGCAAAGCGGGCGCTGGAGATTGCGGCCTCCGGAGGACATAACGTGCTTTTTCAGGGACCACCCGGCTCGGGCAAAACGCTTCTTGCACAGGCAATGGTGGGTATTATGCCGCGGATGTCTCAAGAGGAAATTCTTGAGGTTACCAAGATATTTTCCATAGCAGGGCTTCTCGACGCGCGTACATCGGTCGTTTCTGACCGTCCCTTCCGCAGTCCGCACCACACGGCCTCCGGCATCTCGCTCGTTGGCGGAGGAACATATCCTAGACCGGGCGAGATCACGCTCGCGCACCGCGGTATTTTGTTTCTCGACGAATTTCCAGAATTCGGGCGCTCGGTGCTCGAAAATTTGCGTCAACCGCTTGAGGAAGGACGAGTCACGATAAGCCGGGCGCAGGGCGCGATAAGTTTTCCGGCCCGTTTCACCTTGGTTGCGGCAATGAATCCGTGTCCCTGCGGAAATGCGTCGGACCCCGAAAAAGAATGCGCCTGCCCCGCAACGAGCATCCTAAAATACCAGCGGAAAATTTCTGGGCCCTTGCTTGACCGCATTGACCTGCACGTTGAAGTCCCACGCCTTAAATATGAAAAGCTAGCAAGCGAAAAAGTTGCGGAGGAATCTTCGGCCATTCGCGCCCGCGTAGAATCAGCGCGCGCAATGCAAAAAGAGCGCTTCAAAGATAAATCCATCCTCACCAATGCCGAGATGGGCGTGAAGGACCTCAAAGAATTCTGCAAAGTAGACGAGAAGGGCGAGGCGCTTTTGAAAGATGCAGTAACGCGCATGAAGCTTTCGGCGCGAAGCTATCATCACATTCTTAAAGTCGCGCGTACCATTGCCGATCTTGCGCAAAGCCCAACTATCCGCGTCGAGCACATTGCCGAAGCGATACAATACCGGAAAAGGAGTGAAATCTGA
- a CDS encoding TraR/DksA C4-type zinc finger protein, whose translation MDAVLIQELQQKLKREQARLRAVIGTVAKKEGKSYAPTFVEMGEDEEAGQDEAEQYIINASTEEALEPMLARIEHALNKMEKGVYGVCEKCGQDIAPERLRAVPEAEYCLEHAKEAEE comes from the coding sequence ATGGATGCGGTACTCATTCAAGAACTTCAACAAAAACTTAAACGGGAACAGGCTCGTTTGCGTGCGGTCATTGGGACGGTTGCAAAAAAAGAGGGAAAGTCCTACGCGCCCACATTCGTTGAAATGGGCGAGGATGAAGAAGCGGGGCAGGATGAAGCCGAGCAATATATTATCAATGCCTCAACGGAAGAAGCACTTGAGCCGATGCTTGCGCGCATTGAACACGCGCTCAATAAGATGGAGAAGGGTGTATACGGCGTATGCGAGAAATGCGGGCAGGACATCGCGCCCGAGAGACTTCGCGCAGTTCCCGAAGCGGAATATTGTCTGGAGCATGCAAAGGAAGCCGAGGAATGA
- the tig gene encoding trigger factor, with protein MIEKYTTAIKKLSGPGMHEITVEVAPPDVETCFQKALRRLAQTLEIEGFRKGKIPPAMAEKYIRTDALFNEAAHIAIENTYPDVVKHHQIEAIGKPEIEVVKIARGDSLQYKVRVAALGDVKLPDWKKTRMHRKEIAMTEPELEKALEYLQKSRVRYVASTHPARKGDFAEIDFTIRLGGVIIEGGSAQKHPFVLGEGRFIPGFEEQIEGMNVSEEKTFLLTFPDSYHEKAYAGREVACTVKLISLLDRIIPQRDDAFAQSLGDFKTFEELKKSVEGGIRREKEEHETSRVRLEAISEIARNAKMEIPDVLIEREIEKMFQDLEERVGGMSLSFEAYLDHLKKSRKELEADWRPEAQKRVRIALALRAIAKSERLVIPAEKVEERVQEIMKNRSSEKEAKKRYDKEVLREYAESVLMNEEVFNLLEKECIIETNV; from the coding sequence ATGATAGAAAAATATACTACAGCGATAAAAAAGCTTTCTGGGCCGGGGATGCATGAGATAACGGTGGAAGTTGCCCCTCCGGATGTTGAGACGTGTTTTCAGAAAGCTCTGCGCCGTCTCGCCCAGACATTGGAGATCGAGGGGTTTCGTAAGGGCAAGATACCTCCTGCTATGGCCGAGAAATATATCCGCACCGATGCTCTATTTAACGAAGCAGCGCATATTGCTATAGAGAACACATATCCGGATGTGGTGAAGCACCACCAGATTGAAGCAATCGGCAAACCCGAAATTGAGGTGGTAAAGATCGCCCGGGGAGATTCCTTGCAATACAAAGTGCGCGTTGCGGCACTTGGCGACGTTAAACTGCCCGACTGGAAAAAGACACGCATGCATCGCAAAGAGATTGCTATGACCGAACCGGAGCTTGAAAAAGCACTGGAATATTTGCAAAAATCACGGGTTCGCTATGTTGCCAGCACTCATCCTGCCCGAAAAGGAGATTTTGCGGAGATTGATTTTACCATACGACTCGGGGGTGTTATTATAGAAGGTGGAAGCGCCCAAAAACATCCTTTTGTGCTTGGAGAGGGGAGATTTATTCCGGGATTTGAGGAGCAGATAGAGGGGATGAATGTGAGTGAAGAAAAGACGTTCTTGCTGACATTCCCCGACAGCTATCACGAGAAAGCATACGCGGGACGCGAAGTGGCCTGTACGGTGAAGCTTATAAGCCTTCTTGACCGCATTATTCCCCAGAGAGACGATGCTTTTGCCCAGAGCCTCGGAGATTTTAAAACTTTTGAAGAACTTAAAAAAAGCGTTGAAGGCGGTATTCGGAGAGAGAAAGAGGAGCATGAAACATCCCGCGTTCGCCTAGAGGCAATAAGCGAGATAGCGCGTAACGCGAAAATGGAAATTCCCGATGTACTGATAGAGCGTGAAATTGAAAAGATGTTCCAGGATCTTGAAGAACGGGTCGGAGGAATGAGCCTTTCTTTCGAAGCGTATCTCGATCATCTCAAAAAATCACGCAAGGAGCTCGAAGCTGACTGGCGGCCGGAGGCCCAAAAGCGCGTACGCATTGCGTTGGCGCTCCGCGCCATCGCAAAAAGCGAGCGCCTTGTCATCCCTGCAGAAAAAGTGGAAGAACGCGTACAGGAAATCATGAAAAATCGCTCATCGGAGAAAGAGGCGAAAAAGCGGTATGACAAAGAGGTGTTGCGGGAGTATGCCGAAAGCGTGTTGATGAACGAAGAAGTGTTCAATCTTTTGGAGAAAGAATGCATTATAGAAACTAATGTCTAA
- a CDS encoding ATP-dependent Clp protease proteolytic subunit, translated as MELIPMVIEKSPTGERAYDIYSRLLKDRIIFLGSPVHDVVANSIIAQLLFLDNQDGKKDIKLYINSPGGSVTSALAIYDTMQYVKAPVSTICIGLAASAAAILLAAGADGKRYALPNAEVLIHQVMGGAEGQATEIEISARHILKVRERLNAILAMHTGQKIEKINQDTDRDFFMTAQEAKVYGIVDKVLSKIS; from the coding sequence ATGGAACTCATCCCCATGGTCATCGAAAAAAGCCCCACCGGAGAGCGGGCGTATGATATTTATTCTCGATTGCTTAAGGACCGCATCATTTTTCTTGGCAGTCCCGTGCATGACGTGGTGGCAAACAGCATCATCGCGCAATTGCTCTTTTTGGACAACCAAGACGGTAAAAAAGATATCAAACTTTACATCAACAGTCCCGGAGGCTCGGTAACTTCGGCGCTTGCCATCTACGACACCATGCAGTACGTGAAAGCGCCCGTTTCAACCATCTGCATTGGGCTGGCAGCTTCTGCTGCGGCCATATTGCTTGCCGCAGGAGCCGACGGGAAGCGATACGCGTTGCCGAATGCCGAAGTGCTTATTCATCAAGTTATGGGGGGCGCAGAAGGACAGGCAACGGAAATCGAAATTTCTGCCCGGCATATTTTGAAGGTGAGAGAGCGGCTGAATGCCATCCTGGCTATGCACACGGGCCAAAAAATAGAGAAGATCAATCAGGATACCGATCGTGACTTCTTCATGACCGCCCAGGAAGCGAAGGTTTATGGTATTGTGGATAAAGTTTTGTCCAAAATTTCATAA
- the gpmI gene encoding 2,3-bisphosphoglycerate-independent phosphoglycerate mutase: MSFSVVSDKTKFKFKKKYVVAIDHEGYTEIMIISPVVLLVLDGWGITRNLRGNAIREAYTPALDYIAAFHPSLALRASGFSVGLLWGEPGNSEAGHTAIGTGRIVYHHLPRILQEIRNGIFFENPVLVGAIAHTKKYHSRLHIVGLVSGAAVHSYLEHLYALFELAQRTKTPTLLHVFTDGKDSPPGQALSILESVRYRISENSYPVQYATIMGRYYAMDHSGAWDRVESAYKTLTGEAGMKVGDLLEHVSGEYVRGVTDEFITPAASILGGANGEGYIRPNDAVIFFNFRKDGMRELVSAFALPDFDGFSRPFLQNLYIATFTQYEKNLPVGVAFSEPDILNPLSEVISRHGIKQLKIAESQKIAHLTYFFSGGREEPFAFESRSVLPSDPAENLALHPEMRADDISQEIVRAVERTGYECIIANLANADAAAHTGNYQTTMRAAEAVDRAVERIYKSIAHRRGALIITSDHGSAEELFNTRTGNVKTGHSENLVPLYFITSRNRFRALREEKELERRFGQPMGVLADIAPTILELLGVKKPPEITGRSLMGLL, from the coding sequence GTGTCCTTTAGTGTAGTCTCGGATAAGACAAAATTCAAGTTTAAAAAAAAATACGTTGTCGCGATAGACCACGAAGGGTATACTGAGATCATGATTATCAGTCCCGTTGTGCTGTTGGTTTTGGACGGGTGGGGAATAACGCGCAATCTTCGGGGTAACGCGATCAGGGAGGCGTATACTCCGGCACTAGACTACATTGCCGCGTTTCATCCCTCGCTGGCCCTGCGGGCTTCCGGTTTTTCCGTAGGCTTGCTGTGGGGGGAGCCGGGTAATTCTGAAGCCGGGCACACTGCAATTGGTACCGGCAGGATCGTATACCATCATTTGCCTCGTATTTTGCAAGAGATCCGTAATGGGATTTTTTTTGAAAACCCGGTCCTGGTTGGCGCTATAGCGCATACCAAAAAATATCATTCTCGGCTCCATATTGTGGGGCTTGTCTCCGGAGCGGCCGTCCACAGTTATCTCGAACATCTCTACGCGCTTTTTGAACTTGCACAAAGAACCAAAACGCCAACCTTGCTGCATGTCTTCACCGACGGCAAGGATAGCCCGCCGGGACAAGCGCTTAGCATACTTGAAAGCGTCCGTTACCGTATTTCGGAAAATTCCTACCCGGTGCAATACGCAACGATCATGGGACGATACTATGCGATGGATCACTCGGGAGCATGGGATAGAGTAGAGTCTGCCTACAAAACCCTTACGGGAGAGGCGGGCATGAAAGTCGGAGACCTTCTGGAGCACGTGAGCGGAGAATACGTGAGGGGCGTCACGGATGAATTTATCACGCCCGCCGCAAGCATCCTTGGCGGAGCGAACGGGGAAGGATACATCCGGCCCAACGATGCCGTTATCTTTTTTAACTTTCGCAAAGACGGCATGCGGGAGCTGGTCTCCGCGTTTGCCCTGCCTGATTTCGACGGTTTCTCGCGTCCTTTCCTGCAAAACCTGTACATTGCAACTTTTACGCAATATGAAAAAAATCTTCCGGTCGGTGTTGCTTTCTCGGAACCGGACATCTTAAATCCTCTTTCCGAAGTTATCTCAAGACACGGCATAAAACAATTGAAGATTGCCGAATCCCAAAAGATTGCCCATCTTACATACTTTTTCAGCGGTGGGAGAGAGGAGCCGTTCGCTTTTGAAAGCCGCTCTGTCCTTCCGTCAGACCCTGCGGAAAATCTTGCGCTACATCCGGAAATGCGCGCAGACGATATCAGCCAAGAGATCGTACGGGCAGTGGAGCGTACGGGATACGAATGCATCATCGCAAATCTGGCAAATGCAGACGCGGCCGCGCACACCGGAAACTACCAGACGACGATGAGGGCGGCAGAGGCCGTTGACCGCGCCGTGGAACGTATTTATAAATCTATCGCGCACCGGCGCGGCGCGCTTATCATCACGAGCGACCATGGAAGCGCCGAGGAACTTTTTAACACCAGAACAGGGAACGTAAAAACAGGACACAGCGAAAATCTTGTCCCCCTCTATTTTATAACGAGCCGAAACCGCTTCCGGGCCCTAAGAGAGGAAAAAGAACTTGAACGCCGATTCGGCCAGCCGATGGGAGTGCTCGCGGACATTGCGCCTACGATCCTGGAACTTCTCGGCGTGAAAAAGCCTCCCGAAATCACCGGGAGAAGCCTAATGGGACTGCTTTGA
- a CDS encoding PBP1A family penicillin-binding protein, whose amino-acid sequence MLFLGGFFIYAAKDLPSPGKFAERQVAESTKIFDRTGTVLLYDIHGEEKRTVIASQDIPDTVKKATVAVEDDNFYHHIGIEPKAMLRAAWANVRRYSIRQGGSTITQQLIGNTLTNRRERTIFRKVKDIILAIELERKYSKDEILTFYLNQIPYGANAYGIEAAAQTYFGTSARTMSLAQTASLVALPKAPTRYSPYGSHLDELLQRKDFVLKRMQTLGYITKEQEEAAKNEELVFAPNRQNILAPHFVFHVREILESLYGDRYLEEGGLHIVTSLDWDLQQKAEELVKKHALKNEKQYKAENAALVAIDPGTGDVLAMVGSRDYFDPEIDGNVNVATRLRQPGSSFKPFAYATAFAKGFTPNTVLFDLETNFGSDGAKEYVPRNYDNKFRGPVTMRQALAQSLNIPSVKTLYLAGVEQTIQMAESMGITTLSDRGRFGLSLVLGGGELTLLQETGAYATFAADGIFHEIRPILSIVDISGDILRAYTSEERRVITEQSSRQVTDILSDNEARAPVFGAESALYLGPDIKAAAKTGTTQDNRDAWVLGYTTGLAAGVWVGNNDNSSMSEKGAGISAAGPLWNEFMKFAARTYAAEDFPAPDTAPAGKAVLDGKLGGEAIVPIDKLSGKRATEFTPKHLIEQRAYPQVHTILAFVDKNDPRGPIPQNPEEDSQYWNWEHTIEQWVLTENAQGGHYNELPPESYDDIHTESSIPRVMLRAPYAGEIIRSRAVHIAADVASFRPVTRVEFYFDSLFISSDFTSPYTYTYILPQRITGALHTFSVRVYDDVENMAKDTREVTIDPSSGVTIENPEPSDISAETPLPSVFQELSPDI is encoded by the coding sequence ATGCTTTTTCTCGGCGGTTTTTTCATTTATGCCGCGAAGGATCTTCCGAGCCCAGGAAAATTCGCCGAGCGGCAGGTAGCCGAATCCACGAAAATATTCGATCGTACCGGCACGGTGCTTTTGTATGATATTCACGGTGAGGAAAAACGCACGGTGATAGCCTCGCAGGATATCCCCGACACGGTGAAAAAAGCAACTGTGGCCGTGGAGGATGACAATTTTTACCACCATATCGGCATAGAGCCAAAGGCCATGTTGCGCGCAGCTTGGGCGAATGTGCGCCGGTACAGCATTCGCCAGGGAGGGAGCACCATCACCCAACAGCTTATCGGCAACACGCTTACCAATCGCCGTGAGCGAACCATCTTCCGTAAGGTCAAAGACATAATTCTTGCGATCGAGCTCGAACGCAAATATTCCAAAGACGAGATTCTTACGTTTTACCTGAATCAAATTCCTTACGGCGCGAACGCTTATGGAATTGAAGCGGCTGCGCAAACCTATTTTGGCACCTCGGCTCGTACCATGTCGCTTGCGCAAACCGCATCACTTGTAGCGCTTCCCAAAGCCCCTACGCGCTACTCGCCGTACGGCTCTCACCTCGACGAATTGCTGCAGAGGAAAGATTTTGTGCTAAAGCGCATGCAAACATTGGGATATATCACAAAAGAACAGGAAGAAGCCGCAAAGAACGAGGAACTTGTTTTTGCTCCCAATCGCCAGAATATTCTCGCTCCCCATTTCGTATTCCATGTTCGAGAAATTCTGGAGAGTTTATACGGAGACAGGTATCTTGAAGAAGGGGGGCTTCACATCGTCACGTCGCTCGATTGGGACCTCCAGCAAAAAGCCGAGGAATTGGTGAAAAAACATGCGCTCAAAAATGAAAAACAATATAAAGCTGAAAACGCGGCCTTGGTTGCCATTGACCCGGGAACGGGAGACGTGCTTGCCATGGTCGGTTCTCGCGATTACTTCGATCCGGAGATCGACGGCAATGTGAATGTCGCAACGCGCCTTCGGCAACCGGGCTCCTCTTTCAAACCGTTTGCCTACGCCACGGCTTTCGCTAAAGGCTTTACTCCAAACACCGTACTTTTTGACCTTGAGACGAACTTCGGTTCGGATGGAGCGAAGGAGTACGTTCCGAGGAATTATGACAACAAGTTCCGAGGACCGGTCACGATGCGGCAGGCTCTTGCGCAGTCTCTCAACATACCGTCGGTGAAAACGTTATATCTTGCCGGAGTGGAACAAACTATTCAGATGGCAGAATCGATGGGCATCACGACCTTATCCGATCGTGGGCGTTTTGGACTCTCATTGGTGCTTGGAGGAGGAGAGTTGACGCTCCTGCAAGAGACCGGGGCCTATGCGACATTTGCCGCCGATGGTATTTTTCATGAGATTCGCCCCATTCTTTCCATAGTAGATATATCGGGAGACATTCTTCGCGCATATACGTCCGAAGAAAGGCGCGTAATAACAGAACAATCCTCTCGCCAGGTTACGGATATTCTTTCCGATAATGAAGCGCGAGCTCCCGTTTTTGGAGCAGAGAGCGCTTTGTATCTTGGTCCTGATATTAAGGCTGCGGCAAAGACAGGAACCACGCAAGACAACAGGGATGCGTGGGTACTGGGCTATACTACGGGTCTTGCGGCCGGTGTTTGGGTGGGCAACAATGATAATAGCAGCATGAGTGAAAAGGGCGCCGGAATTTCCGCCGCAGGGCCTCTATGGAACGAATTTATGAAATTTGCCGCGCGTACGTATGCCGCTGAGGATTTTCCCGCTCCCGACACTGCGCCCGCCGGAAAGGCGGTGCTTGACGGAAAACTTGGCGGCGAGGCCATTGTCCCCATTGATAAGCTAAGCGGAAAGCGCGCAACCGAATTTACCCCAAAGCACTTAATCGAACAGCGCGCCTATCCCCAAGTGCACACTATTCTCGCGTTTGTCGATAAAAATGATCCGCGAGGGCCGATTCCGCAAAACCCAGAAGAAGATTCTCAATATTGGAATTGGGAGCATACGATCGAGCAGTGGGTACTCACTGAAAATGCGCAAGGCGGCCACTATAACGAACTGCCGCCGGAATCATACGACGATATCCACACGGAAAGTTCTATTCCGCGTGTCATGCTCCGTGCACCGTACGCGGGAGAAATTATCCGGTCAAGAGCCGTACATATTGCAGCCGATGTGGCATCTTTTCGGCCCGTTACGCGCGTGGAGTTCTATTTTGATTCGCTCTTTATTTCAAGCGACTTCACGTCGCCTTACACCTATACCTATATACTTCCCCAGCGTATTACAGGCGCTCTGCACACATTCAG